A DNA window from Melanotaenia boesemani isolate fMelBoe1 chromosome 6, fMelBoe1.pri, whole genome shotgun sequence contains the following coding sequences:
- the esrp1 gene encoding epithelial splicing regulatory protein 1 isoform X2, protein MAAQVDYLVVVFTATSGTSGELLGSDEKELVQLVWQLVDVKNKTLGKVNELLIKPDLLELTEEKAEEDVVEESREEENGSGAHCVSTATSIDSALNLFNLQLTNEVNSAGAGTSLCLCTDGQLHIRQVIHPEAASKNILIPDCFYSFFDLRKEFKNHFPRSDLKALNVHIMANSLSIPVDEPTRWDPLTPQDPSATLSAEVAVQQARLMSSIVLALLSEPFCHTFSNPERVSERFESGTCSKMEKVSDNTVIRARGLPWQSSDQDIARFFRGLNIAKGGVALCLNAQGRRNGEALVRFVSEEHRDLALQRHKHHMGSRYIEVYKAMGEDFLKIAGGTSNEVAMFLSREDQLIVRMRGLPFTATHEQVLAFFSPEDGQKETCPVSGGKNGILFVRYPDGRPTGDAFVLFSCEEHAQCALRKHKEILGKRYIELFKSTAAEVQQVLNRYSSAPLIPVAPAPLVSMLPTVSLLPPPGSVRDCLRLRGLPYTASIEDILTFLGEFTHDIRQHGVHMVLNQQGRPSGDCFIQMISAERAHQASQRLHKHVMSSQRGANNRYVEVFPCSVEEMGLVLMGGSLSHMHTHTHTRSRSRTGLSPPPCLSPPSYTFAPVPPVLPTDAAAALYPPIGQMLLAPRPLPPGHAYYPASAQLYMNYTAYYPSPPGSPTTLGFFPAPSLSSPGGLVRMPGLPYNSSGIKDLINGVQGYQYAPEDALMQAHGLMHAHDPARTLVPQPKEWGPVESVSLVNSSLTSQSSGGDGPLMSLPSLMAKPGGQYMDLTLL, encoded by the exons ATGGCGGCGCAGGTAGACTACCTGGTGGTGGTTTTCACCGCCACATCTGGCACGAGCGGAGAGCTGCTGGGATCTGACGAGAAAGAGCTCGTGCAGTTGGTTTGGCAGTTGGTGGATGTAAAGAACAAAACg TTGGGCAAGGTGAATGAGCTCCTCATTAAACCTGACCTCTTAGAGTTGACAGAAGAAAAAGCAGAGGAAGATGTGGTGGAGGAGAGCCGGGAAGAGGAGAATGGGTCTGGAGCACATTGTGTATCCACAGCTACAAGTATTGATAGTGCTTTAAACCTG TTTAATCTACAACTGACGAATGAGGTGAACAGCGCGGGCGCAGGCACGtcattgtgtttgtgtacagACGGGCAGCTCCACATCCGTCAAGTGATTCACCCTGAGGCTGCAAGCAAG AACATCCTGATACCGGACTGTTTCTACTCCTTCTTTGACCTTCGGAAGGAGTTTAAGAACCACTTCCCCAGATCTGACCTCAAGGCTTTGAATGTTCACATCATGGCAAACT CTCTTAGTATACCTGTTGATGAGCCCACCAGGTGGGATCCCTTGACTCCTCAGGATCCATCGGCCACATTGTCAGCAGAAGTAGCTGTGCAGCAGGCCCGGCTTATGTCCAGCATTGTTCTTGCACTGCTCTCTGAGCCATTTT GCCACACATTTTCTAATCCAGAGAGAGTCAGCGAGAGGTTTGAGAGTGGCACTTG cagtaAGATGGAGAAAGTGAGCGACAACACAGTGATCAGAGCCAGAGGGTTGCCATGGCAGTCTTCTGACCAGGACATTGCTCGGTTCTTCAGAGGCCTCAACATTGCCAA AGGAGGGGTTGCCCTGTGTCTCAATGCTCAGGGGAGAAGAAATGGAGAAGCACTTGTTCGTTTTGTCAGTGAAGAACACAGAGATTTGGCACTGCAGAGGCACAAACACCATATGGGCAGCAGATACATTGAG GTTTATAAAGCAATGGGAGAAGACTTCCTGAAGATAGCAGGAG GTACTTCCAATGAGGTGGCGATGTTCTTGTCACGTGAAGACCAGCTCATAGTGAGGATGAGAGGTCTTCCTTTCACCGCCACACACGAGCAGGTGCTCGCTTTCTTCTCTCCGGAGGATGGGCAAAAAGAGACGTGTCCAGTCAGCGGAGGGAAGAATGGCATCCTATTTGTTCGTTACCCAGATGGGCGTCCCACTGGAGATGCTTTCgttttgttttcctgtgagGAACATGCTCAGTGTGCTCTGAGAAAACACAAGGAAATTCTTGGGAAACGATATATTGAGTTGTTTAAAAGTACGGCAGCAGAGGTGCAACAG GTGTTAAACCGGTACTCATCGGCCCCCCTGATCCCTGTAGCCCCAGCCCCCCTAGTTTCAATGCTACCCACAGTGTCTCTCTTGCCCCCTCCTGGCAGTGTGAGGGACTGCCTGAGGCTGAGGGGGCTGCCTTACACTGCAAGTATAGAGGACATCCTCACCTTCCTGGGCGAGTTTACACACGATATCAGACAACATGGTGTGCACATGGTGCTCAACCAGCAG GGCCGTCCATCAGGTGACTGTTTCATCCAGATGATTTCAGCAGAGCGGGCACATCAGGCCTCACAGCGGCTTCACAAGCACGTGATGTCCAGCCAGCGTGGGGCAAACAACCGTTATGTGGAGGTCTTTCCCTGCAGTGTAGAGGAGATGGGTCTGGTGCTGATGGGAGGCTCGCTctcacatatgcacacacatacacacacccggAGCAGGAGTAGGACAGGGCTCAGCCCGCCGCCAT GTCTATCTCCACCATCCTACACCTTTGCCCCTGTTCCACCTGTGTTGCccacagatgctgctgctgctctctacCCTCCCATTGGGCAGATGTTGCTGGCCCCTCGCCCCCTGCCACCAGGACATGCTTACTACCCTGCTTCAGCTCAGCTATACATGAACTACACAGCCTACTACCCCAG TCCACCTGGCTCACCTACGACTCTAGGTTTCTTCCCAGCTCCTTCCCTCTCTTCCCCTGGAGGGTTGGTACGAATGCCAGGCCTGCCTTACAACAGCAGTGGCATTAAAGACCTCATTAATGGCGTTCAAGGATACCAG TATGCACCCGAGGATGCTCTCATGCAGGCCCATGGGCTGATGCATGCTCACGACCCGGCTAGGACTCTGGTCCCGCAGCCCAAAGAATGG GGTCCCGTGGAGTCAGTTTCTCTTGTGAACAGCAGTCTGACCAGTCAGTCCAGTGGAGGAGATGGTCCTCTCATGTCCCTTCCTTCTCTCATGGCCAAACCAGGAGGGCAGTACATGGATCTGACACTGCTGTAG
- the esrp1 gene encoding epithelial splicing regulatory protein 1 isoform X4, giving the protein MAAQVDYLVVVFTATSGTSGELLGSDEKELVQLVWQLVDVKNKTLGKVNELLIKPDLLELTEEKAEEDVVEESREEENGSGAHCVSTATSIDSALNLFNLQLTNEVNSAGAGTSLCLCTDGQLHIRQVIHPEAASKNILIPDCFYSFFDLRKEFKNHFPRSDLKALNVHIMANSLSIPVDEPTRWDPLTPQDPSATLSAEVAVQQARLMSSIVLALLSEPFCHTFSNPERVSERFESGTCSKMEKVSDNTVIRARGLPWQSSDQDIARFFRGLNIAKGGVALCLNAQGRRNGEALVRFVSEEHRDLALQRHKHHMGSRYIEVYKAMGEDFLKIAGGTSNEVAMFLSREDQLIVRMRGLPFTATHEQVLAFFSPEDGQKETCPVSGGKNGILFVRYPDGRPTGDAFVLFSCEEHAQCALRKHKEILGKRYIELFKSTAAEVQQVLNRYSSAPLIPVAPAPLVSMLPTVSLLPPPGSVRDCLRLRGLPYTASIEDILTFLGEFTHDIRQHGVHMVLNQQGRPSGDCFIQMISAERAHQASQRLHKHVMSSQRGANNRYVEVFPCSVEEMGLVLMGGSLSHMHTHTHTRSRSRTGLSPPPCLSPPSYTFAPVPPVLPTDAAAALYPPIGQMLLAPRPLPPGHAYYPASAQLYMNYTAYYPSPPGSPTTLGFFPAPSLSSPGGLVRMPGLPYNSSGIKDLINGVQGYQYAPEDALMQAHGLMHAHDPARTLVPQPKEWVCI; this is encoded by the exons ATGGCGGCGCAGGTAGACTACCTGGTGGTGGTTTTCACCGCCACATCTGGCACGAGCGGAGAGCTGCTGGGATCTGACGAGAAAGAGCTCGTGCAGTTGGTTTGGCAGTTGGTGGATGTAAAGAACAAAACg TTGGGCAAGGTGAATGAGCTCCTCATTAAACCTGACCTCTTAGAGTTGACAGAAGAAAAAGCAGAGGAAGATGTGGTGGAGGAGAGCCGGGAAGAGGAGAATGGGTCTGGAGCACATTGTGTATCCACAGCTACAAGTATTGATAGTGCTTTAAACCTG TTTAATCTACAACTGACGAATGAGGTGAACAGCGCGGGCGCAGGCACGtcattgtgtttgtgtacagACGGGCAGCTCCACATCCGTCAAGTGATTCACCCTGAGGCTGCAAGCAAG AACATCCTGATACCGGACTGTTTCTACTCCTTCTTTGACCTTCGGAAGGAGTTTAAGAACCACTTCCCCAGATCTGACCTCAAGGCTTTGAATGTTCACATCATGGCAAACT CTCTTAGTATACCTGTTGATGAGCCCACCAGGTGGGATCCCTTGACTCCTCAGGATCCATCGGCCACATTGTCAGCAGAAGTAGCTGTGCAGCAGGCCCGGCTTATGTCCAGCATTGTTCTTGCACTGCTCTCTGAGCCATTTT GCCACACATTTTCTAATCCAGAGAGAGTCAGCGAGAGGTTTGAGAGTGGCACTTG cagtaAGATGGAGAAAGTGAGCGACAACACAGTGATCAGAGCCAGAGGGTTGCCATGGCAGTCTTCTGACCAGGACATTGCTCGGTTCTTCAGAGGCCTCAACATTGCCAA AGGAGGGGTTGCCCTGTGTCTCAATGCTCAGGGGAGAAGAAATGGAGAAGCACTTGTTCGTTTTGTCAGTGAAGAACACAGAGATTTGGCACTGCAGAGGCACAAACACCATATGGGCAGCAGATACATTGAG GTTTATAAAGCAATGGGAGAAGACTTCCTGAAGATAGCAGGAG GTACTTCCAATGAGGTGGCGATGTTCTTGTCACGTGAAGACCAGCTCATAGTGAGGATGAGAGGTCTTCCTTTCACCGCCACACACGAGCAGGTGCTCGCTTTCTTCTCTCCGGAGGATGGGCAAAAAGAGACGTGTCCAGTCAGCGGAGGGAAGAATGGCATCCTATTTGTTCGTTACCCAGATGGGCGTCCCACTGGAGATGCTTTCgttttgttttcctgtgagGAACATGCTCAGTGTGCTCTGAGAAAACACAAGGAAATTCTTGGGAAACGATATATTGAGTTGTTTAAAAGTACGGCAGCAGAGGTGCAACAG GTGTTAAACCGGTACTCATCGGCCCCCCTGATCCCTGTAGCCCCAGCCCCCCTAGTTTCAATGCTACCCACAGTGTCTCTCTTGCCCCCTCCTGGCAGTGTGAGGGACTGCCTGAGGCTGAGGGGGCTGCCTTACACTGCAAGTATAGAGGACATCCTCACCTTCCTGGGCGAGTTTACACACGATATCAGACAACATGGTGTGCACATGGTGCTCAACCAGCAG GGCCGTCCATCAGGTGACTGTTTCATCCAGATGATTTCAGCAGAGCGGGCACATCAGGCCTCACAGCGGCTTCACAAGCACGTGATGTCCAGCCAGCGTGGGGCAAACAACCGTTATGTGGAGGTCTTTCCCTGCAGTGTAGAGGAGATGGGTCTGGTGCTGATGGGAGGCTCGCTctcacatatgcacacacatacacacacccggAGCAGGAGTAGGACAGGGCTCAGCCCGCCGCCAT GTCTATCTCCACCATCCTACACCTTTGCCCCTGTTCCACCTGTGTTGCccacagatgctgctgctgctctctacCCTCCCATTGGGCAGATGTTGCTGGCCCCTCGCCCCCTGCCACCAGGACATGCTTACTACCCTGCTTCAGCTCAGCTATACATGAACTACACAGCCTACTACCCCAG TCCACCTGGCTCACCTACGACTCTAGGTTTCTTCCCAGCTCCTTCCCTCTCTTCCCCTGGAGGGTTGGTACGAATGCCAGGCCTGCCTTACAACAGCAGTGGCATTAAAGACCTCATTAATGGCGTTCAAGGATACCAG TATGCACCCGAGGATGCTCTCATGCAGGCCCATGGGCTGATGCATGCTCACGACCCGGCTAGGACTCTGGTCCCGCAGCCCAAAGAATGGGTGTGTATTTGA
- the esrp1 gene encoding epithelial splicing regulatory protein 1 isoform X1, whose product MAAQVDYLVVVFTATSGTSGELLGSDEKELVQLVWQLVDVKNKTLGKVNELLIKPDLLELTEEKAEEDVVEESREEENGSGAHCVSTATSIDSALNLFNLQLTNEVNSAGAGTSLCLCTDGQLHIRQVIHPEAASKNILIPDCFYSFFDLRKEFKNHFPRSDLKALNVHIMANSLSIPVDEPTRWDPLTPQDPSATLSAEVAVQQARLMSSIVLALLSEPFCHTFSNPERVSERFESGTCSKMEKVSDNTVIRARGLPWQSSDQDIARFFRGLNIAKGGVALCLNAQGRRNGEALVRFVSEEHRDLALQRHKHHMGSRYIEVYKAMGEDFLKIAGGTSNEVAMFLSREDQLIVRMRGLPFTATHEQVLAFFSPEDGQKETCPVSGGKNGILFVRYPDGRPTGDAFVLFSCEEHAQCALRKHKEILGKRYIELFKSTAAEVQQVLNRYSSAPLIPVAPAPLVSMLPTVSLLPPPGSVRDCLRLRGLPYTASIEDILTFLGEFTHDIRQHGVHMVLNQQGRPSGDCFIQMISAERAHQASQRLHKHVMSSQRGANNRYVEVFPCSVEEMGLVLMGGSLSHMHTHTHTRSRSRTGLSPPPCKSRRLSPPSYTFAPVPPVLPTDAAAALYPPIGQMLLAPRPLPPGHAYYPASAQLYMNYTAYYPSPPGSPTTLGFFPAPSLSSPGGLVRMPGLPYNSSGIKDLINGVQGYQYAPEDALMQAHGLMHAHDPARTLVPQPKEWGPVESVSLVNSSLTSQSSGGDGPLMSLPSLMAKPGGQYMDLTLL is encoded by the exons ATGGCGGCGCAGGTAGACTACCTGGTGGTGGTTTTCACCGCCACATCTGGCACGAGCGGAGAGCTGCTGGGATCTGACGAGAAAGAGCTCGTGCAGTTGGTTTGGCAGTTGGTGGATGTAAAGAACAAAACg TTGGGCAAGGTGAATGAGCTCCTCATTAAACCTGACCTCTTAGAGTTGACAGAAGAAAAAGCAGAGGAAGATGTGGTGGAGGAGAGCCGGGAAGAGGAGAATGGGTCTGGAGCACATTGTGTATCCACAGCTACAAGTATTGATAGTGCTTTAAACCTG TTTAATCTACAACTGACGAATGAGGTGAACAGCGCGGGCGCAGGCACGtcattgtgtttgtgtacagACGGGCAGCTCCACATCCGTCAAGTGATTCACCCTGAGGCTGCAAGCAAG AACATCCTGATACCGGACTGTTTCTACTCCTTCTTTGACCTTCGGAAGGAGTTTAAGAACCACTTCCCCAGATCTGACCTCAAGGCTTTGAATGTTCACATCATGGCAAACT CTCTTAGTATACCTGTTGATGAGCCCACCAGGTGGGATCCCTTGACTCCTCAGGATCCATCGGCCACATTGTCAGCAGAAGTAGCTGTGCAGCAGGCCCGGCTTATGTCCAGCATTGTTCTTGCACTGCTCTCTGAGCCATTTT GCCACACATTTTCTAATCCAGAGAGAGTCAGCGAGAGGTTTGAGAGTGGCACTTG cagtaAGATGGAGAAAGTGAGCGACAACACAGTGATCAGAGCCAGAGGGTTGCCATGGCAGTCTTCTGACCAGGACATTGCTCGGTTCTTCAGAGGCCTCAACATTGCCAA AGGAGGGGTTGCCCTGTGTCTCAATGCTCAGGGGAGAAGAAATGGAGAAGCACTTGTTCGTTTTGTCAGTGAAGAACACAGAGATTTGGCACTGCAGAGGCACAAACACCATATGGGCAGCAGATACATTGAG GTTTATAAAGCAATGGGAGAAGACTTCCTGAAGATAGCAGGAG GTACTTCCAATGAGGTGGCGATGTTCTTGTCACGTGAAGACCAGCTCATAGTGAGGATGAGAGGTCTTCCTTTCACCGCCACACACGAGCAGGTGCTCGCTTTCTTCTCTCCGGAGGATGGGCAAAAAGAGACGTGTCCAGTCAGCGGAGGGAAGAATGGCATCCTATTTGTTCGTTACCCAGATGGGCGTCCCACTGGAGATGCTTTCgttttgttttcctgtgagGAACATGCTCAGTGTGCTCTGAGAAAACACAAGGAAATTCTTGGGAAACGATATATTGAGTTGTTTAAAAGTACGGCAGCAGAGGTGCAACAG GTGTTAAACCGGTACTCATCGGCCCCCCTGATCCCTGTAGCCCCAGCCCCCCTAGTTTCAATGCTACCCACAGTGTCTCTCTTGCCCCCTCCTGGCAGTGTGAGGGACTGCCTGAGGCTGAGGGGGCTGCCTTACACTGCAAGTATAGAGGACATCCTCACCTTCCTGGGCGAGTTTACACACGATATCAGACAACATGGTGTGCACATGGTGCTCAACCAGCAG GGCCGTCCATCAGGTGACTGTTTCATCCAGATGATTTCAGCAGAGCGGGCACATCAGGCCTCACAGCGGCTTCACAAGCACGTGATGTCCAGCCAGCGTGGGGCAAACAACCGTTATGTGGAGGTCTTTCCCTGCAGTGTAGAGGAGATGGGTCTGGTGCTGATGGGAGGCTCGCTctcacatatgcacacacatacacacacccggAGCAGGAGTAGGACAGGGCTCAGCCCGCCGCCATGTAAGTCCAGAC GTCTATCTCCACCATCCTACACCTTTGCCCCTGTTCCACCTGTGTTGCccacagatgctgctgctgctctctacCCTCCCATTGGGCAGATGTTGCTGGCCCCTCGCCCCCTGCCACCAGGACATGCTTACTACCCTGCTTCAGCTCAGCTATACATGAACTACACAGCCTACTACCCCAG TCCACCTGGCTCACCTACGACTCTAGGTTTCTTCCCAGCTCCTTCCCTCTCTTCCCCTGGAGGGTTGGTACGAATGCCAGGCCTGCCTTACAACAGCAGTGGCATTAAAGACCTCATTAATGGCGTTCAAGGATACCAG TATGCACCCGAGGATGCTCTCATGCAGGCCCATGGGCTGATGCATGCTCACGACCCGGCTAGGACTCTGGTCCCGCAGCCCAAAGAATGG GGTCCCGTGGAGTCAGTTTCTCTTGTGAACAGCAGTCTGACCAGTCAGTCCAGTGGAGGAGATGGTCCTCTCATGTCCCTTCCTTCTCTCATGGCCAAACCAGGAGGGCAGTACATGGATCTGACACTGCTGTAG
- the esrp1 gene encoding epithelial splicing regulatory protein 1 isoform X3 produces MAAQVDYLVVVFTATSGTSGELLGSDEKELVQLVWQLVDVKNKTLGKVNELLIKPDLLELTEEKAEEDVVEESREEENGSGAHCVSTATSIDSALNLFNLQLTNEVNSAGAGTSLCLCTDGQLHIRQVIHPEAASKNILIPDCFYSFFDLRKEFKNHFPRSDLKALNVHIMANSLSIPVDEPTRWDPLTPQDPSATLSAEVAVQQARLMSSIVLALLSEPFCHTFSNPERVSERFESGTCSKMEKVSDNTVIRARGLPWQSSDQDIARFFRGLNIAKGGVALCLNAQGRRNGEALVRFVSEEHRDLALQRHKHHMGSRYIEVYKAMGEDFLKIAGGTSNEVAMFLSREDQLIVRMRGLPFTATHEQVLAFFSPEDGQKETCPVSGGKNGILFVRYPDGRPTGDAFVLFSCEEHAQCALRKHKEILGKRYIELFKSTAAEVQQVLNRYSSAPLIPVAPAPLVSMLPTVSLLPPPGSVRDCLRLRGLPYTASIEDILTFLGEFTHDIRQHGVHMVLNQQGRPSGDCFIQMISAERAHQASQRLHKHVMSSQRGANNRYVEVFPCSVEEMGLVLMGGSLSHMHTHTHTRSRSRTGLSPPPCKSRRLSPPSYTFAPVPPVLPTDAAAALYPPIGQMLLAPRPLPPGHAYYPASAQLYMNYTAYYPSPPGSPTTLGFFPAPSLSSPGGLVRMPGLPYNSSGIKDLINGVQGYQYAPEDALMQAHGLMHAHDPARTLVPQPKEWVCI; encoded by the exons ATGGCGGCGCAGGTAGACTACCTGGTGGTGGTTTTCACCGCCACATCTGGCACGAGCGGAGAGCTGCTGGGATCTGACGAGAAAGAGCTCGTGCAGTTGGTTTGGCAGTTGGTGGATGTAAAGAACAAAACg TTGGGCAAGGTGAATGAGCTCCTCATTAAACCTGACCTCTTAGAGTTGACAGAAGAAAAAGCAGAGGAAGATGTGGTGGAGGAGAGCCGGGAAGAGGAGAATGGGTCTGGAGCACATTGTGTATCCACAGCTACAAGTATTGATAGTGCTTTAAACCTG TTTAATCTACAACTGACGAATGAGGTGAACAGCGCGGGCGCAGGCACGtcattgtgtttgtgtacagACGGGCAGCTCCACATCCGTCAAGTGATTCACCCTGAGGCTGCAAGCAAG AACATCCTGATACCGGACTGTTTCTACTCCTTCTTTGACCTTCGGAAGGAGTTTAAGAACCACTTCCCCAGATCTGACCTCAAGGCTTTGAATGTTCACATCATGGCAAACT CTCTTAGTATACCTGTTGATGAGCCCACCAGGTGGGATCCCTTGACTCCTCAGGATCCATCGGCCACATTGTCAGCAGAAGTAGCTGTGCAGCAGGCCCGGCTTATGTCCAGCATTGTTCTTGCACTGCTCTCTGAGCCATTTT GCCACACATTTTCTAATCCAGAGAGAGTCAGCGAGAGGTTTGAGAGTGGCACTTG cagtaAGATGGAGAAAGTGAGCGACAACACAGTGATCAGAGCCAGAGGGTTGCCATGGCAGTCTTCTGACCAGGACATTGCTCGGTTCTTCAGAGGCCTCAACATTGCCAA AGGAGGGGTTGCCCTGTGTCTCAATGCTCAGGGGAGAAGAAATGGAGAAGCACTTGTTCGTTTTGTCAGTGAAGAACACAGAGATTTGGCACTGCAGAGGCACAAACACCATATGGGCAGCAGATACATTGAG GTTTATAAAGCAATGGGAGAAGACTTCCTGAAGATAGCAGGAG GTACTTCCAATGAGGTGGCGATGTTCTTGTCACGTGAAGACCAGCTCATAGTGAGGATGAGAGGTCTTCCTTTCACCGCCACACACGAGCAGGTGCTCGCTTTCTTCTCTCCGGAGGATGGGCAAAAAGAGACGTGTCCAGTCAGCGGAGGGAAGAATGGCATCCTATTTGTTCGTTACCCAGATGGGCGTCCCACTGGAGATGCTTTCgttttgttttcctgtgagGAACATGCTCAGTGTGCTCTGAGAAAACACAAGGAAATTCTTGGGAAACGATATATTGAGTTGTTTAAAAGTACGGCAGCAGAGGTGCAACAG GTGTTAAACCGGTACTCATCGGCCCCCCTGATCCCTGTAGCCCCAGCCCCCCTAGTTTCAATGCTACCCACAGTGTCTCTCTTGCCCCCTCCTGGCAGTGTGAGGGACTGCCTGAGGCTGAGGGGGCTGCCTTACACTGCAAGTATAGAGGACATCCTCACCTTCCTGGGCGAGTTTACACACGATATCAGACAACATGGTGTGCACATGGTGCTCAACCAGCAG GGCCGTCCATCAGGTGACTGTTTCATCCAGATGATTTCAGCAGAGCGGGCACATCAGGCCTCACAGCGGCTTCACAAGCACGTGATGTCCAGCCAGCGTGGGGCAAACAACCGTTATGTGGAGGTCTTTCCCTGCAGTGTAGAGGAGATGGGTCTGGTGCTGATGGGAGGCTCGCTctcacatatgcacacacatacacacacccggAGCAGGAGTAGGACAGGGCTCAGCCCGCCGCCATGTAAGTCCAGAC GTCTATCTCCACCATCCTACACCTTTGCCCCTGTTCCACCTGTGTTGCccacagatgctgctgctgctctctacCCTCCCATTGGGCAGATGTTGCTGGCCCCTCGCCCCCTGCCACCAGGACATGCTTACTACCCTGCTTCAGCTCAGCTATACATGAACTACACAGCCTACTACCCCAG TCCACCTGGCTCACCTACGACTCTAGGTTTCTTCCCAGCTCCTTCCCTCTCTTCCCCTGGAGGGTTGGTACGAATGCCAGGCCTGCCTTACAACAGCAGTGGCATTAAAGACCTCATTAATGGCGTTCAAGGATACCAG TATGCACCCGAGGATGCTCTCATGCAGGCCCATGGGCTGATGCATGCTCACGACCCGGCTAGGACTCTGGTCCCGCAGCCCAAAGAATGGGTGTGTATTTGA